The sequence CCGAGACCACGGTGGAAGCCGTCGTCGCCGACGTCGCCGACACCGATGTTCCGGTGATCGGGGAAGCGGTGCGGGGCATGAGCGCCCACGTGCTGGATTCTGCGCTGCGCGAGGTGCCCGACGGGGTGGCCGGCGAGCTGTACCTGGCCGGCGCGCAGGTCACCCGCGGCTACCTGGGCCGCGCCGGGGCGACCGCGGCCCGCTATGTCGCCGACCCGTTTCGTGCCGGCGGTCGGATGTATCGCACCGGGGACCTGGTCCGGCGCCGGGTCGACGGCCGGCTGGTCTACCTCGGCCGTGCCGACGACCAGGTCAAGGTGCGCGGCTACCGGGTCGAGATCGCCGAAGTCGAGGCGGCACTGGCCGCGGCGACCGGGGTGACCGCGGCCGCGGTACTGCCCGTGCAGGGGCCGGCCGGAACCCAGCTGGCCGGCTTCGTCACCGGCGCGCAGGTGGACACAACCCGGGTGCGCGCCGAGCTCGGCACCCGACTGCCGTCCTATCTGATGCCGGCCCGCATCACCGCGGTGGAATCGATGCCCTTGACCTCCAACGGAAAACTGGATGCCGAGGCGCTGCTGGCATTGGCCGGTCCCTTCGTCGGCGGTGGAGTCGAGGCGGTCACTGACACCGAGAAGGTCTTGGTGGAGCTGCTCGCCGAAGTGTTCGGCGGTGTGGCCCCCGGTGTCGAGACCGATCTGCGTGAGCTGGGCTTGGACAGCATCGTCGCGCTGTCGATGGTGCGGGCGGCCCGCCGGCGCGGCCTGCCGTTGCGTCCGCGGACCGTCTTGAGCTGTAACACGATTCGCGATGTTGCCGCCGCCTTGGACCGAGAAGTCGCCGAAGCCGACGAAGCGGCGCAGCGCGACGGCTCGGCTGCGGCCCACGGGCCGGTTCCGCTGCTGCCGGCCGGCCGCTGGCTCTACCAATACGGCAGCCCACGCCGGCTGGGGCAGGTCGAAGCGATCCGGCTGCCCGACGACATCGACGGTGAGCGGCTGCGGGCCGCATTGGCCGCGATTGTCGCCGCGCACCCGCTGTTGCATGCCCGCCTTGACCGGGCCGAGCTGACGCTGTTCCCGACCCAGCCGGTCGACGTCCTGACCGAGGTCACGGTCACCGCGGCCGACCTTTCGGTGGTCACCGAGCACGGCACCCGACTGTTGGAGAGCCTGGATCCGGAGAACGGAGTCATGCTGCGGGCGGTGTGGCTGCGCGTGCCCGACGGCGCAGGGGTGCTGATCCTGTGCGGGCACGTACTGGCACTGGATCCGGTGTCGTGGCAGGTGATTCTCGGTGAACTGCACGCCGCGCTGGCCGGGGCCGATCCGCTGCCGGAGCGCAGCGGTTACCGGCGCTGGGCGACCGCGTTGCAGGAGCGTGCGCAGAGCCTGGACACGGTGGACTTCTGGGCCGCCCAGCTGGCCGGCGACGACCCGGATCTGGGTGCTCGGCGAGTCGACCCGCAGCGCGATCGCGCCGGTGATCTCACGGTGTCGGTGACCGTAGCCGACCCGACGCTGACCGCTGCGCTGTTGGCCTTGCCGGTTCCGATGCATGACCTGCTGGTCGCGGCGACCGCGCGGATGGTCACCGCTTGGCGGGCTCGCCGCGGGCAGACCCGCGCGACACCGCTGCTGGCGTTGGAGACCCATGGGCGTGCCGAGGAGATCGTGACCGGTGTCGACACCGCCGACATCGCCGGTCTGCTGTCGGCGATCTATCCGCTGCGAGTGGCCCAGGCCGACCCGGCAGGGGTGGCGCGCGCACTCGCCGACATCCCGGGTGGCGGAATCGACTACGGGCTGCTGGCCTACCTGCGTGCCGACACCGCCGACCGGCTGGCGGCCCAGCCGGGGCCGCAGCTGCTGCTGAACTACCTGGGCCGGGTCGACCGGGCAGGCGGCGGGCCGGACGTGGCACCGGACCTGATCGCCGCGCTGCCGTCGGTGCCCGAGCCCGACCAGGCGGTGCGTCACGAGCTGAGCATCTTCGCCGCGGTGGCCGACCTCGGGGCGGGGCAGGCGCTGATGACCCAGTGGCGCACGCTGCCCGATATTCTCGGCGACGCCGAGATCGTGCAGCTGCAAGAGCTGTTCACCGACAGCCTGGGCGACCTGGTGGAGGAACTGCGATGAGCACACTTGCGGTGGTGGGCGCGGGGGCCAAGGCGGTCGCGGTGGCCGCGAAGGCCGCCGTGCTGCGCGACATGGGAGTCGCCGCGCCGGACGTGGTCGCCGTCGAACGCACCGAGGTCGCCGCCAACTGGCGTGCCTCCGGAGGCTGGACCGACGGCGCGCACCGGCTGGGCACCAGCCCGGAGAAGGACGTCGGCTTCCCCTACCGCTCGGCACTGGTGGCCGGCCGCAATGCCGAACTCGACGAGCGCATGACCCGCTATGGCTGGCAGTCCTATCTGATCGCCACCGGCCAGTTCGCCGAATGGGTGGACCGGGGCCGGCCGGCCCCCACCCACCTGCGGTGGAGCCAGTACCTGCGCTGGGTGGCCGACGCGGTGCGGCTCAACGTGATCCCCGGTGAGGTGGAGCGGCTGGGGGTGAACGGCGCCGGGTGGGTGCTGCACACGAGGGAGGCCTCCCGGGAGACTACGGTGGCCGCAGACGCGGTGATGATCACCGGGCCCGGCCAGGCCGAGAAGTCGATCCTGCCCGGCAACCCGCTGGTGCTCTCCATCGCACAGTTCTGGCACCGGGCCGCGGCCGACCGGATCAGCGCCGAGCGCGTTGCAGTTATCGGCGGCGGTGAGACCGCCGCATCGATGCTCAATGAGCTTTTCCGGCACCGGGTTTCGACGATCACCGTGATCTCCCCGCAGGTGACGCTGTTCACCCGAGGGGAAGGTTTCTTCGAAAACACCTTGTTCTCCGATCCCATCGACTGGACCGCGCTGACGTTGGCCGAGCGGCGAGATGCGCTGGCCCGCACCGACCGCGGGGTGTTCTCGGCCCGGGTGCAGGACGCGCTGCTGGCCGACGACCGGATCCGCCACCTGCGGGGCCGGGTGGCGCACGCGGTCGCCCGCGACAGCCGAATCCGACTGACGCTGAGCACCAACCGCGGCGGTGAGAACTTCGAGACCGTGCACGGATTCGACCTGGTCATCGACGGCTCCGGCGCCGACCCGCTGTGGTTCGTGTCGCTGTTCGGCCAGGACACCCTGGACCTGCTCGAGCTGGGCCTGGGCGGGCCGCTTACCGGCGACCGGCTGGCCGAGGCCATCGGACACGACCTGGCCGTCAGCGATGTCACCCCGAAGCTCTTCCTGCCCAACCTGGCCGGCCTCACCCAGGGGCCCGGTTTTCCCAACCTGAGCTGCTTGGGACTGCTGTCCGACCGGGTGCTGGGCGCCCACCTTTCTGCCGCGCCACCGACACCGAGGAGATCCGATGAGCACCAATCCCTTTGACGACGAAAACGGCAGCTTCTACGTGCTGATCAACGACGAGGAGCAGTACAGCCTCTGGCCGACGTTCGCCAACGTTCCTGCTGGGTGGCGAGTGGTCTACGGAGCTGAACAGGGTGCCGCCCGGGCGGCATGTTTGGAGTACGTCGAGCAGCACTGGAACGACCTGCGGCCCAAGAGTCTTCGTGATGCCATGGCGGCCGGCGAAGGCTAGGAGCCTGAAGTTCGGATAACCCAGGCCGGCGAGCGGTGTACCTGTCGGTGCTGACCGCTACCATTCGCCCATGTCGTTGGCGGCGGGTGACGTGTTCGCGGAGTACACCGTGGTGCGGTTGTTGGGCTCCGGCGGGATGGGCGAGGTTTACCTGGCCGAACACCCCCGGCTGCCGCGGCGCGACGCGCTGAAGGTGCTGCCCGCAGACGTGTCGGCCGATGTCGACTTCCGGGTGCGGTTTCACCGCGAGGCCGACCTGGCCGCGACGCTGTTTCACCCGCACATCGTCGGCGTGCACGACCGCGGGGAACACCGCGACCAGCTGTGGATCGCGATGGACTATGTCGATGGAGCGGATACGGCGTGCCTGCTGCGGAATCGCTATCCCTCAGGGATGTCCCTGCCGGAGGTAGCGGAGATCGTAACCGCGGTTGCCGACGCGCTCGACTACTCACATGCCAAGGGGCTGCTGCACCGCGACGTCAAGCCCGCCAATGTGCTGCTGGCTGGTCCCGGGATGGATCATCGACGAATCCTGTTGGGCGACTTCGGTATCGCCCGCCGGCTTGATGAGGTCAGTGGTCTGACCGAGACGAACATGACGGTGGGCACGGTTAGCTACGCTGCACCCGAACAGCTGATGGGCGCAGAGATCGACGGGCGAGCCGACCAGTACGCGCTGGCTGCCACGGCATTTCACCTGCTGACCGGATCGCCGCCATTTGCCCACTCCAACCCTGCGGTGGTGATCGGTCGGCACCTCACCGCGCCGCCACCTCGCGTGAGCGAGGTGCGTCCGGAGCTTGCCGGCCTCGACGGGGTGCTGGCCAAGGCGATGGCCAAGAATCCGCGTGAGAGGTTCGGGTCCTGCGGCGAATTCGCTAGGGCGTTTTGCGGCCACGACGCCACGATCGCCGCGCCCGCGGCGGCCCGGGCGTCGGCGTGGCGGCCGCCGAATCGGGTGGTTCGGGCCGCAACCGTCATTCCGACGGTCTTGGCGCTGCTGCTGATCGGTGCGATCGTGTACCTGGGCGTGCAGTTGTCGCATTCCCGCGTGCTGGCGACCGCACCGCTGACCAGCCCTGTCACTTCGCTTCCGTCCCCGCCGCTGCCGAGCACTGCGCTCCCGTCCGTGGCCGCTGCCCCGCCGCCCAGTCCGGTATCGCCACCGGTCACTGTGACCGTCACCACGACGCCGGCAATGTTGACCACGGCGCCGCAGGCGATGCCACTGATCCCGACGCTGGGGGCCGCCTGCAACCAGTTCGGCAAACTCGGTGGCGACCCGGCCAACGGATCGGTGGTCTGTGACGGCCGGGTATGGGTGCTGTCGGTCAACCCGACGGAGGTGCACACGATCGGCACGCCGTGCGACGGGGTGCGCAGGTACACCATGGCACGCTCTGACGACGGTCTGTTGATCACGTGCCTGCCGACCAACGGCGGCGGCACAGACTCGCTGGCCGGCCCGGGATCGACTTGGCAGATCTATCGACCGTGAGCCTGCCGCTGGTCAGCCGGCGAGGGTAGATTGGCAGGACCGACACCGTCGTCGGAGTGAATGGGAATTTCGGGTTTGTCCGCGGGCGCGGCAGGGGTGCCGCCCGCCCGAGATGGGGGTTTGCACAGTGAGAATGTTCGCAGCAGGGGTGGCGGCGCTCACCGCAATCGGAGTAGTGACTGCATACCCGACGGCGACCGCCGTCGCCGGTGCGCCTATCCCGCTGGAGCCCGCTCCGCCGGCACCGGCTCCCGCTCCGGCGCCGCCGGCTCCGTCCGGTGTGCCGCTGCCCACGACCGGTGAGGTGTCGGGCATGCTGACCAGGCTCAGCGACGCCGGCATCGGCTACAAGGAGAAGGCTGACCTGGTCGAGAACGGTATCACGCAGCACGAGGGCCACGAGCTCGACAGCGAGCTGCGCAAGGACTACCGCGACGGTGAGCTGCCCTACAACTTCGACGTGATCAACGTCGTCCAGACGGGCGAGGGCCAGGGGCTGGCCAACGTCACCATCTCCGGCCCCAAGATGCCTGCGCCGCAGACGGTCCCGCTGCAGCTCGTCGACCAAGGCCGCTGGGTGCTGTCGCACGACTCGGCGACGCAGCTGATGCAGATCCTCGCGGCCCACTAGCCGCATAACGGGTCGGTCAGCCGTTGAGGCGGCCGAACATGCCTTTCTGCGCCCGGTAGAGCCCGGGGAACTCGGCGAAGAGCCGGTCGTAGACCGCGTGATTGGCGGCCACGGGCTCGAACACGCCGTCGAGCGGGATCAGATCGCGTAGCTCGTCGCGATCCAACTCGCCGATCCCGATCCCGGCGAACAGCGCCGCGCCCCGCAACTGTGCGTTCAACGGGTCGGCCACCCGTTCGCAGGTACGGCCGGTGACATCGGCCATGATCTGGCACCACAGGTCCGAGCGCGCCCCGCCGCCGACGATCCGGATCGGTACGGCGGTGGGGGTGAACCGATTCACGCATTCGAGCAGCCAGCGGCTGTTGTAGGCGACCCCTTCGAGCACCGCGCGCACCAGATCGGCGCGGGTGGTGGCCAGCGACAGGTTGTGGAAACCGCCGCGCGCACGGCGGTCGTCGACGGGGGAGTGCTCGCCTTTGAGCCAGGGCGTGAAGATCAGCCCGTTCGAGCCGGCCGGTGCACCCGCCGCCAGCGCGGTCAGGGCGTCGTAATCGAGATCCTCGAACACGTTGTCGCGCAACCACTGCAGTGCCCGCCCAGCGGTGTCCTGGTTGTTCACCAGCAGGTAGGACGTCGGGTCGAGGCCGGCAACGGTGGCCAGCTGGTGGAACGCATCGGTCTTTTTGAACGCCACGGGGCAGCTGATCCACGACGTGGTGGAGATGGTCAGGTGCAGCTCACCTTGGCGCACCGCACCGGAACCCACCGCCGCGGCGTGCAGGTCCGGGGTGCCGGTGACCACCTGGGCCGTGGGCGATATGCCGAGTTCGGCGGCAACCGACGGCGCCACCGGACCGATGATGGAACCGGTCGGCACCAGCGGCGGCAGCTTCGCCCGGTCGACACCGGACAGCCGCACCAGCACGTCGTCGTAGTCGAGCACGCCCAGGTTGCGGTTGTTGGTGAGCCAGCTGCCCATCATCGAAGCCCGCGATGCCGCCGCCCGTCCGGTGAAACACATGCCGAGGTAGTCGACCGGCTCCAGCAGCCAGCGGGTCGCCGCGAAGACCATCGGGTCGCCGTGCTGCAGGTGCAGCATGTGCCCGACCGGGTCGTCGCCGCTGGGCGAGGGGATGCCGCCGTTGCGGCGAAGCCAACTGAGCAGGACCCGTGGCCGATAGCCGGCCACCCGACCGCCGAATACCTTGCGGCTGTAAGGCGCACCGCGGGTGTCCATCCACATCACGCATGGGCCCGCCGGACGTCCCTCGGCGTCGACCGGGACGGTGCTGGCCCACTGCCCGGTGATCGACACCCCGGCCACCTGCTCGCCGCGCACCCCGCTCTCGGCCAGCCCGCGCTTGGTGGCGTCGCGGATGATCTCCCACCACAGACCGGCGTCCTGGGTGGCGGCCCCGTCCGGCCCATACTCGGTCGAGACCTCGACGAGGTCCGACCACAGCACGGTGCCGTCCAACGACACGAACCCGACTTTCGGGCCGCCGGTGCCGAGGTCGACGGCCAGAACGACGCGATCGATGCGCTCCGCACTGCTCATAGGGGCGGCAGGGACTGCTGGGTGTCGAGGATGTGCTCCATGAACCCTTCGATGAACTGAGCCGCCTCCTCGGTCATCCCGCCGGGGACGCCGCCGTAGACGGCGGCGCTGATCGGCGCCTCACCGGCGGCGGTCTTCTTCTTGGCGTACTCGATCGCGTCGTCGAGGTCGGCGGTGAATGCCTCCACGACACCGGGCTGGGTCTGCGGCCGGGTCACCGCCATGTGGATGGCGTTGGGGTACTGCTGGCCGTTGAACCGCCAGCCCTTGGGCTTCATGGCGTCGGCCACGTGGTAGATGTCGAACTCGTCGGAGCGGAAGGCGAAACAGAATGTGGGCGAGCCGATGATCGTCAGTTCGGGGTGGCTGCGCACCGCGTCCTGCATCGCCGACGCCGTCTCCAAGATCGCCTTGGCGTAGCGCAGGTATCCCTCGCGGCCCAGCTGGACCATCGACGCCCACGCGGCGGCGATCAGCCCGCCTGAGCGGGAGCCTTCGATGCCCGGGGACATGTACTTGCCGCCGGTCCAATCCGGCAGGAAGAAGTACTGCGCGTTGCGGTACGCCTTGTCGCGGAACAACAGTGTCGAAGCGCCCTTGAGCGCGTAGCCGTACTTGTGGTTATCTGCCGAGATGCTGGTGACACCGGGAACACGGAAGTCGAAAAGCGGTATGTCATAACCCAACTCATTCGCGAACGGCAGTACGAAGCCGCCCAGGCAGGCATCGACGTGCAACCCCACCCCGCGCTCCTGAGCCAGCTGTCCCAACTCCGGGATCGGGTCGACGGTGCCGTAGCCGTAATTGCACGCCGAGCCCATGATCGCGATGGTGTTCTCGTCGATGTTGTTCGCCACCCACTCGACATCTACCTGAGCGGTCTGCGGGTCGACGGGCGCCTTGCGCAGCTCGATGCCGAACAGGTGACAGCCCTTGTCGAAGGCCGGGTGGCCGGTTTCGGGCTTGATGAAGTTCGGCCGGGTGATGCCCCGATGCTTGGCGGCGTGCTCCCGGTAGGCCAGCAGTGCATGGATGATGCTGCCGGTGCCACCCGTGGTGACCATTCCGACCGGCTGCCCGTCGGTGATGGCCTCGGCGTGCATCAGGTCCAGCGCCATCGCGATGATTTCGCCCTCGAACTTGGTGGCCGACGGGCAGATGTCGCGCTGCAGCACGTTCACGTGGGCGAACAGTCCAAACGCCTCATCGAGGAAGCGGTAGTGCTCATGGTCGCCGCAGTACATGGTCCCGGACACCTTGCCGGTTTCCCAGGTGGGGTCCTCGGCCTGCGCCATCTCACGCAGCTCCGCAAGCACCTCGTCGCGCGGCCGGCCTTGCTCGGGCAGCGTCCGGTTGACGGTGAAGCGGTCCGTATAGGGGAAATCGGACATGGTGAGAGCAGATCCTCCATCTTGAGACCCCGCCGGGTCGGAACCCCGAGGGATCATCGTGTTGTTGTGCACACGCGCAATAGCAGAGCTAACCATGGCCGACCGACGTGGTGTCACATCACGTCGCGCCCACTCCGTCGGTATCGTGCCGGCTGACCTCCGAGGCCCCGACAGCGGAATGGGTGAATTCACGACCTCCTGCGCGTCCGAATGTCGGCTGCGGGTGGGCAGTAAGAATTGTCACGCTATTGTTCAATGGCCGCGGGCCAAGAATGTCAAATCGCGGATGAGAATTCCAACACCAAAAACCTACGGCATTGACAAATTCTTGTTGTTAATCGGGTGCTCGGGAGTGAATGCGCGGCGCTATGCCACGCCCAGGCTGTCCAACACCGCCGGGTGCAACGCCGTGTTGGTGGCCACCGCGCTGCCGCCGTGCGGGCCGGCAGCGCCGTTGAGGCCCGTGAACGTCCCGCCCGCCTCCCGCACCAGGATGTCGAGCGCGGCCAGATCCCACAGCGACACCGTGGGCTCGGCAACGATGTCGAGTGCGCCCTCGGCGAGCAGGCAATAGGCCCAGAAGTCGCCGTAACTGCGCGTTCGCCACACGGTGTCGGTCAGATCCAGGAAGTGCTGTCGCAGTCCGAGCTGCGCCCACTGCTTGAGTCCCGCGAACGACAGGCTCGCAGAGCCCAGGTCAGCCACCGCCGAGACCGACAGCCGTCGCGGCGCCGCCCCGCCGAACACGGCGAATGCGCCCAGACCATGGGCCGCCCACCACCGTCTGCCCAACGCGGGAGCGCTGATGGCGCCGACGCACGGCACGCCGTCGTCAAGCAGGGCGATCAGGGTGGCCCACACCGGCACCCCGCGCACGAAGTTCTTGGTTCCGTCGATCGGGTCGATGACCCACTGGCGGCCGCTGAAGGTTGCACTGCCGCCGAACTCCTCACCCAGCACGTCGTCATCGGGCCGGTCCCTCGCCAGGGCGTCGCGCAGCGCGACTTCGACCGCGCGATCGGCGTCGGTGACCGGAGTGAGGTCCGGTTTTGTGTCGACCCGCAGGTCCAGTGCCCCGAATCGGTCCATGGTCATGGCGTCGGCGAGGTCCGCCAGACCCAGCGCCAGGGCCAAATCGTCATTGACGGATGCTGCTGCAATTCCCACAAGCCGGAGACAGTACCACCGAGTTGAGGCTTTTCGGTGCCGGCCGGCGAAATAGAAGAATTATGGGATCGCGCCGATGATATGCAAAACTGGTCGCCGCGGGAGCATTTCTTCGCCGCGACTCATATCGGCACCACGACATTTCCTGGTCACTGCTGCGTGCCGCCGTCGACTCGATCAGGGGAATCCAGCTGAGGGGGCCTACGGTGACCGCGTACACGCAGACGCTGGCCGGCACCACCTACCAGTTCGACGGGCTGATCGATCTGCTGGCCAAGGCCACCCCGCGCCGATCCGGTGACGAACTGGCCGGCTGCGCCGCGGCCAGCGACGCCGAGCGAGCCGCCGCGCAGTGGGCGCTCGCCGACGTCGGCTTGGACACCTTCCTGCACGACCTGGTGGTGCCCTACGAGTCCGACGAAGTGACCCGGCTGATCATCGATCGCCATGACCGCGAGAGCTACCGGGCGGTGTCGCATCTGACCGTCGGCGGTCTGCGGGACTGGCTGCTGGAAGTGGCGGCGACGCCGACAGCGGCCGACACCCTGCGCCGAGTCGGGCCCGGACTGACCCCCGAGATGGTCGCCGCGGTCAGCAAACTCATGCGGAACCAGGACCTGATCGCGGTCGCGCGATCGGTCTCGGTCACCAGCGCGTTCCGCACCACGCTGGGCCTGCCGGGCCGGCTGGCCACCCGGCTGCAGCCCAACCATCCGACCGACGACCCGCGGGGTGTCGCCGCGGCCACTCTCGACGGGCTGCTGCACGGATGCGGCGACGCGGTGATCGGCATCAACCCGGCCACCGACTCACCGCAGGCGACCGCCGATCTGCTGTACCTGCTCGACGACATCCGGCTGCGTTACCAGATACCGACGCAGTCCTGCGTGCTCTCGCATGTGACCACGACCATCGAGCTGATCGAGCAGGGCGTCCCGGTCGACCTGGTGTTCCAGTCGATCGCCGGGACCGAGGGGGCCAACCGCAGCTTCGGTGTGAGCCTGGATCTGCTGCGTACCGCCCACGAGGCCGGGCGTTCACTGCAGCGCGGGACCGCCGGGGACAACGTGATGTACTTCGAGACCGGGCAGGGCTCGGCGCTGAGCGCGCACGCGCACCTGGGCAGCGACGGCCGGCCTGTCGATCAGCAGACCCTGGAGGTCCGGGCCTACGCGGTGGCCCGCGAGTTCTCGCCGCTGCTGGTCAACACGGTCGTCGGTTTCATCGGGCCGGAATACCTCTACGACGGCAAGCAGATCGCCCGGGCCGGGCTGGAAGACCACTTCTGCGGCAAGCTGCTCGGCCTGCCGATGGGCGTCGACGTCTGCTACACCAATCACGCCGAAGCCGACCAAGACGACGTGGACACCCTGCTCACGCTGCTCGGTGTCGCCGGCTGCAATTTCGTCATCACCGTCCCGGGAGCCGACGACGTGATGCTGGGCTACCAGAGCATGTCCTTCCACGACGCGCTCTACGCGCGCCGAGTGCTGGGCCTGCGTCCAGCTCCCGAGTTCGAGGCATGGCTACAGGGGATCGGTATCGCCGACGAGTCCGGTCGGGTGCTTCCGAGTGCGGTGGAGCGCTCACCGTTGCGTTCGCTGGCGGCACCGGCATGAGCGCCGTCTGGCAGGACCTGCGCCGCCACACCCAGGCGCGGATCGGGCTCGGCCGCTCCGGCGACGCCCAGCCCACCCGCAGCGTCCTGGAGTTCCGGGCGGCCCATGCCCTGGCTCGCGACGCGGTGCGCCAACCGTTCGACGTCGGCT is a genomic window of Mycolicibacter heraklionensis containing:
- a CDS encoding serine/threonine-protein kinase; translation: MSLAAGDVFAEYTVVRLLGSGGMGEVYLAEHPRLPRRDALKVLPADVSADVDFRVRFHREADLAATLFHPHIVGVHDRGEHRDQLWIAMDYVDGADTACLLRNRYPSGMSLPEVAEIVTAVADALDYSHAKGLLHRDVKPANVLLAGPGMDHRRILLGDFGIARRLDEVSGLTETNMTVGTVSYAAPEQLMGAEIDGRADQYALAATAFHLLTGSPPFAHSNPAVVIGRHLTAPPPRVSEVRPELAGLDGVLAKAMAKNPRERFGSCGEFARAFCGHDATIAAPAAARASAWRPPNRVVRAATVIPTVLALLLIGAIVYLGVQLSHSRVLATAPLTSPVTSLPSPPLPSTALPSVAAAPPPSPVSPPVTVTVTTTPAMLTTAPQAMPLIPTLGAACNQFGKLGGDPANGSVVCDGRVWVLSVNPTEVHTIGTPCDGVRRYTMARSDDGLLITCLPTNGGGTDSLAGPGSTWQIYRP
- a CDS encoding pyridoxal phosphate-dependent decarboxylase family protein, yielding MSDFPYTDRFTVNRTLPEQGRPRDEVLAELREMAQAEDPTWETGKVSGTMYCGDHEHYRFLDEAFGLFAHVNVLQRDICPSATKFEGEIIAMALDLMHAEAITDGQPVGMVTTGGTGSIIHALLAYREHAAKHRGITRPNFIKPETGHPAFDKGCHLFGIELRKAPVDPQTAQVDVEWVANNIDENTIAIMGSACNYGYGTVDPIPELGQLAQERGVGLHVDACLGGFVLPFANELGYDIPLFDFRVPGVTSISADNHKYGYALKGASTLLFRDKAYRNAQYFFLPDWTGGKYMSPGIEGSRSGGLIAAAWASMVQLGREGYLRYAKAILETASAMQDAVRSHPELTIIGSPTFCFAFRSDEFDIYHVADAMKPKGWRFNGQQYPNAIHMAVTRPQTQPGVVEAFTADLDDAIEYAKKKTAAGEAPISAAVYGGVPGGMTEEAAQFIEGFMEHILDTQQSLPPL
- the mbtG gene encoding NADPH-dependent L-lysine N(6)-monooxygenase MbtG, which codes for MSTLAVVGAGAKAVAVAAKAAVLRDMGVAAPDVVAVERTEVAANWRASGGWTDGAHRLGTSPEKDVGFPYRSALVAGRNAELDERMTRYGWQSYLIATGQFAEWVDRGRPAPTHLRWSQYLRWVADAVRLNVIPGEVERLGVNGAGWVLHTREASRETTVAADAVMITGPGQAEKSILPGNPLVLSIAQFWHRAAADRISAERVAVIGGGETAASMLNELFRHRVSTITVISPQVTLFTRGEGFFENTLFSDPIDWTALTLAERRDALARTDRGVFSARVQDALLADDRIRHLRGRVAHAVARDSRIRLTLSTNRGGENFETVHGFDLVIDGSGADPLWFVSLFGQDTLDLLELGLGGPLTGDRLAEAIGHDLAVSDVTPKLFLPNLAGLTQGPGFPNLSCLGLLSDRVLGAHLSAAPPTPRRSDEHQSL
- a CDS encoding ethanolamine ammonia-lyase subunit EutB, whose protein sequence is MTAYTQTLAGTTYQFDGLIDLLAKATPRRSGDELAGCAAASDAERAAAQWALADVGLDTFLHDLVVPYESDEVTRLIIDRHDRESYRAVSHLTVGGLRDWLLEVAATPTAADTLRRVGPGLTPEMVAAVSKLMRNQDLIAVARSVSVTSAFRTTLGLPGRLATRLQPNHPTDDPRGVAAATLDGLLHGCGDAVIGINPATDSPQATADLLYLLDDIRLRYQIPTQSCVLSHVTTTIELIEQGVPVDLVFQSIAGTEGANRSFGVSLDLLRTAHEAGRSLQRGTAGDNVMYFETGQGSALSAHAHLGSDGRPVDQQTLEVRAYAVAREFSPLLVNTVVGFIGPEYLYDGKQIARAGLEDHFCGKLLGLPMGVDVCYTNHAEADQDDVDTLLTLLGVAGCNFVITVPGADDVMLGYQSMSFHDALYARRVLGLRPAPEFEAWLQGIGIADESGRVLPSAVERSPLRSLAAPA
- the hisN gene encoding histidinol-phosphatase; protein product: MAAASVNDDLALALGLADLADAMTMDRFGALDLRVDTKPDLTPVTDADRAVEVALRDALARDRPDDDVLGEEFGGSATFSGRQWVIDPIDGTKNFVRGVPVWATLIALLDDGVPCVGAISAPALGRRWWAAHGLGAFAVFGGAAPRRLSVSAVADLGSASLSFAGLKQWAQLGLRQHFLDLTDTVWRTRSYGDFWAYCLLAEGALDIVAEPTVSLWDLAALDILVREAGGTFTGLNGAAGPHGGSAVATNTALHPAVLDSLGVA
- a CDS encoding MbtH family protein, whose product is MSTNPFDDENGSFYVLINDEEQYSLWPTFANVPAGWRVVYGAEQGAARAACLEYVEQHWNDLRPKSLRDAMAAGEG
- a CDS encoding xylulokinase is translated as MSSAERIDRVVLAVDLGTGGPKVGFVSLDGTVLWSDLVEVSTEYGPDGAATQDAGLWWEIIRDATKRGLAESGVRGEQVAGVSITGQWASTVPVDAEGRPAGPCVMWMDTRGAPYSRKVFGGRVAGYRPRVLLSWLRRNGGIPSPSGDDPVGHMLHLQHGDPMVFAATRWLLEPVDYLGMCFTGRAAASRASMMGSWLTNNRNLGVLDYDDVLVRLSGVDRAKLPPLVPTGSIIGPVAPSVAAELGISPTAQVVTGTPDLHAAAVGSGAVRQGELHLTISTTSWISCPVAFKKTDAFHQLATVAGLDPTSYLLVNNQDTAGRALQWLRDNVFEDLDYDALTALAAGAPAGSNGLIFTPWLKGEHSPVDDRRARGGFHNLSLATTRADLVRAVLEGVAYNSRWLLECVNRFTPTAVPIRIVGGGARSDLWCQIMADVTGRTCERVADPLNAQLRGAALFAGIGIGELDRDELRDLIPLDGVFEPVAANHAVYDRLFAEFPGLYRAQKGMFGRLNG